CCACTTTCTTGTTGTAGAATAGATAATATTTTAGCTATAATTGTGTAATTAAAATATTTAGGGATAATATGTTAGCTATTAAACTAAGCACACCACACGCTATGATGCGAACGATTAAAGAGCGGTTTAAAACTAGAAGGTTAGAGCGAAATCTCACACAGGAAGGATTGGCAAATAAAAGCGGCGTAAGTCTTGGCAGTGTGAAAAGGTTTGAAAACAGTGGCCAAATATCTTTAGAATCGCTTTTGAAACTCGCGGTTATTCTTGATTGTCTTGATGATTTTGAGAGCATTTTGCTAAGGGAGAAAAACGCCTTTAGTTCGATAGATGAACTTTTACACAGCAAAAAAGATACTCCCAAAAAAAGAGGAGCGATTAAATGAGCGTAAAACTAATCAATGTTTACCTGCACCAACACTCTCAAAAGATAAAAGTCGGAAGGCTTGCTTACGAAAACAGGCAGATATATTTTGAATATGAGAAAGATTTTTTGCAAACAAATATAGAACTTTCGCCATTTAAACTCCTGCTTAGTTCAGGCGTAAAACAGTGTGAAGATAGGGTTTTTGATGGACTATTTGGAGTCTTTGCAGATTCGCTTCCAGATGGATGGGGGAAGCTGCTTATTGATAGGCAGTTGATGAGTCAAGGCATTAGTTTTGCGAATATAACCCCCTTGGACAGATTGCAATTTATTGGCGAGCACGGGATTGGTGCATTGAGTTATGCGCCTATCGTGAGCACCTACAATCAAATAGAGCAAATAAATTTAGACGAGCTTTACGTTGCCTCACAAGAGATACTCAAAGGGGTTAGTTCAAAAAACATTGAAACCCTCATTGCCCATAATGGCTCTAGTGCTGGGGCAAGACCAAAAATCATGGTTCAGTTAAACCAAAAAAATGAAATACTCCCTTCAAATAGAGCTTTAGAGAATGGCTATGAGCACTATATGGTCAAGTTTGCAGGCAGTACGGATAGTCCTCACGTGGGGGCGCTTGAATATATTTATTCTCTTATGGCAAAAGATGCTGGAATATTTATGAGCGATACAAAATTGCTAGAAGGGGGGAAAAATCGATATTTTGCAATAAAACGTTTTGATAGAAAGGGCGATGAAAGAGTTCATATCCACTCTATGGCGGGATTGACGCATAGTGATTTTAGGATTCCAACCCTTGATTATGATGATATTTTGAAAGTAACACTGCATTTGACCAAAGATATCAACGAAGTTATCAAAGCATATAAAATTGCAGTTTTTAATCTGTTTACCCACAATCGCGATGACCACGCTAAGAACTTTTCATATCTACTGGATGAGAATAACAACTGGAAACTCGCCCCTGCTTATGATTTAACGTTCTCTTTTGGCCCAGGGGGTGAGCATAGCACTACCTATTTAAATGTTGGTAAAAATCCAAACATAAAGCACCTCCAGGAGCTTGCAAAGAGAAATGGTATCAAAGAGAGCAAAGCTATAATAGATGAAATCTATAGTGTTGTATCAAACTTTGAAGTTTATGCAGATGCGCATAAGCTTCCAAAAAAACAGACCAGCGAAATCAAAAAACAGTTTTATAAAATCTAAGCATTACCATTTCAAATCCGCATCAAAAATTTTAAAGTTCATAATTAAAACATGTAAATACTGCTTTTATATTGGATAATTTGGTTTAATTACTGTTTTTACTGTTTTTATTGTACAATTTACTCACAAGGAGAAAACATGTCTTTAAAGCTTTTTACAGATAAAGAAATTATCGCTACTCTTGGTGAACGCTTAGACTATATTCGTAGAGAAAAAGAGATTCCGGTGAAAGAACTTGCAAAACGAAGCGGCACAAACACCGACACCTTGACTAGATTTTTCAATGGAAAAAGCAGCATCTCTTTGACAAGTTTTGTCAGAATACTAAGAGGTCTTGGGGAGCTTGATGCTTTGGAGCCTTTGTTTAAACAAGAGCAAGAGTACAGCCCCATAACCGGCGCACCCCAAGAGCCAAAAAAAAGAATTTACAAAAAACATCCGACTCTCAAAGGGGTTATATGGGGGGAAGATAGATGAGCAAAACAGTAGAGGTGCGGCTTTGGGGGACGAGTGTTGGTTACCTTGGGTATTCTCCTGGGCAAAAGGAAGTTGCTACCTTTGAGTACACTCCCCAGTTTTTAAACACAGGGGTGCAAATCTCTCCATACCAGATGAAATACCCGCCCTCTCGATTTAGGTTTGAGCATATCAGCAAAAGAACGTTCAAGGGCGTTGCGGGTGTTTTTGCCGATTCGCTTCCTGATAAATTTGGCAATCAGCTCATTGATTTATACATGGCCGATAAAAAAATTCCACCACAGAACATCACAACACTCGACAGATTGTTGTATGTTGGCAAAAGAGGAATGGGGGCTTTGGAGTACCATCCAGAGGCAATTGAGAGTGATGAAGATAGGCCAAAGATTGCACTTGATTTGTCCTTGTTGGCGCAGTTGTCTGAGATTGTATTAAATCGTAGCAAAGATTTAAATCAAAAATTGCAAGAGGTAAAAAAAATAGAAGATGCCATGAGTATCATACAAGTTAGCTCTAGTGCTGGTGGGGCTAGAGCAAAAGCTGTCGTAGCCAGAGATAAGTCTGGTTTGTTTTATGATGGCACACAGATTTATGATAGCTCATTTGACTATTGGCTATTAAAATTTGATACAGATGCAAACAGTGATAGAGATAGTAATGACCCAAAAGGAATGACTAAAGTAGAATATATCTACTCTAAAATAGCAAAAAAATGTGCAATTGCTATCCCAAATATTGACTATGTTTTAGATGGTGATAGTTTTCATTTTATGATTGAAAGGTTTGATAGAGTAGAGGGCAGAGGAAAAATCGAAAAACTACACTATGCATCTTGGGCGGGTTTGGCTCATGCTGATAGGGACGCGACAGGAACATACTCTTACGAACAACTTGTGCTGTTGATGCGCGAGCTAAATATGTCTCAGGCAGAAATCACAGAGCTTTTTAAACGAGCAGTTTTTAATATTGTTGGTAGAAATCAAGATGACCATACTAAAAATTTTGGTTTTTTGATGGATAAAAGTGGCACATGGAGCTTTGCACCTGCTTTTGATATGACATACTCATTTGACCCAATGGGCAAATGGACCAAGACGCATCAAATCAAATTAAATCAAAAGCAAGGGGATTTTATCTTGGGGGATTTGATGAAGTTTGGCGAGTTTTGCAATATAAAATCAAGCACTTGCCGCGATATAATTTTTTCCACGATTGATAATTTTAATGATTTTGCAAAGATGGCAACCGAGCTTGAAGTTTCAAAAGAGCTAACCAGCACAATTGTGAGCGGCATTGAGAAATGCACGCAAAATCTTTTGTCCAATAAGAGACAAAATTAATTACGCACGAGTCTATTTTTAAATACGTTTATCCTTACATGTAAGCCCTCTTTTATTATTTGACACTATTTGTCACAATTTATTTGTATACTTTCCCCCGAAAAACATTTCATATAAAGGAGTTGCTTTTGAGGGCATTTATCTTGGGGTTGGTCGTTGCGTTTGGGCTTAGTGGGTGCGCTACCACACAGCT
The nucleotide sequence above comes from Sulfurospirillum tamanense. Encoded proteins:
- a CDS encoding helix-turn-helix domain-containing protein, with amino-acid sequence MSLKLFTDKEIIATLGERLDYIRREKEIPVKELAKRSGTNTDTLTRFFNGKSSISLTSFVRILRGLGELDALEPLFKQEQEYSPITGAPQEPKKRIYKKHPTLKGVIWGEDR
- a CDS encoding type II toxin-antitoxin system HipA family toxin is translated as MSKTVEVRLWGTSVGYLGYSPGQKEVATFEYTPQFLNTGVQISPYQMKYPPSRFRFEHISKRTFKGVAGVFADSLPDKFGNQLIDLYMADKKIPPQNITTLDRLLYVGKRGMGALEYHPEAIESDEDRPKIALDLSLLAQLSEIVLNRSKDLNQKLQEVKKIEDAMSIIQVSSSAGGARAKAVVARDKSGLFYDGTQIYDSSFDYWLLKFDTDANSDRDSNDPKGMTKVEYIYSKIAKKCAIAIPNIDYVLDGDSFHFMIERFDRVEGRGKIEKLHYASWAGLAHADRDATGTYSYEQLVLLMRELNMSQAEITELFKRAVFNIVGRNQDDHTKNFGFLMDKSGTWSFAPAFDMTYSFDPMGKWTKTHQIKLNQKQGDFILGDLMKFGEFCNIKSSTCRDIIFSTIDNFNDFAKMATELEVSKELTSTIVSGIEKCTQNLLSNKRQN
- a CDS encoding type II toxin-antitoxin system HipA family toxin; the encoded protein is MSVKLINVYLHQHSQKIKVGRLAYENRQIYFEYEKDFLQTNIELSPFKLLLSSGVKQCEDRVFDGLFGVFADSLPDGWGKLLIDRQLMSQGISFANITPLDRLQFIGEHGIGALSYAPIVSTYNQIEQINLDELYVASQEILKGVSSKNIETLIAHNGSSAGARPKIMVQLNQKNEILPSNRALENGYEHYMVKFAGSTDSPHVGALEYIYSLMAKDAGIFMSDTKLLEGGKNRYFAIKRFDRKGDERVHIHSMAGLTHSDFRIPTLDYDDILKVTLHLTKDINEVIKAYKIAVFNLFTHNRDDHAKNFSYLLDENNNWKLAPAYDLTFSFGPGGEHSTTYLNVGKNPNIKHLQELAKRNGIKESKAIIDEIYSVVSNFEVYADAHKLPKKQTSEIKKQFYKI
- a CDS encoding helix-turn-helix transcriptional regulator produces the protein MLAIKLSTPHAMMRTIKERFKTRRLERNLTQEGLANKSGVSLGSVKRFENSGQISLESLLKLAVILDCLDDFESILLREKNAFSSIDELLHSKKDTPKKRGAIK